From a single Paraburkholderia sp. D15 genomic region:
- a CDS encoding MFS transporter, whose translation MNATTAASLAGSRQNSWRAVVAASIGNALEWFDLVVYGFFAVIIAKLFFPAGNDTVSLLLTLGTFGVSFFMRPLGAIVIGAYADRAGRKAALTLSILLMMGGTLIIAVLPTYRSIGLAAPVILVLARLMQGFSAGGEFGSATAFLAEHVLGRRGFFASWQVASQGLTTLLAAGFGVLLTGGLSPDQMASWGWRVPFFFGLLIGPVAWYIRTKLDETPEFLAAETTTTPLRDTFASQKLRLLIAIGVVVLGTVSTYLVLFMPTFGVKQLGLAPSVAFSAIALTGLIQMVFSPVIGHLSDRHGRTTIMLTSALLLLILINPAFVYLIAHPTFGTLMAMQIVFGFLMTGYFAALPGLLSEMFPVQTRTTGMSLAYNIAVTVFGGFGPFIIAWLINVTGSKAAPSFYMIFAAAISLVALFAARRKLGFR comes from the coding sequence ATGAACGCAACGACAGCAGCAAGCCTCGCGGGCAGTCGGCAGAATTCGTGGCGCGCGGTGGTCGCCGCATCGATCGGCAACGCGTTGGAATGGTTCGACCTGGTGGTGTACGGATTCTTCGCGGTGATCATCGCGAAGCTGTTTTTCCCGGCGGGCAACGACACGGTGTCGCTGCTGCTCACGCTCGGCACGTTCGGCGTGTCGTTCTTCATGCGGCCGCTCGGCGCGATCGTGATCGGCGCGTACGCGGACCGCGCCGGACGCAAGGCGGCGCTGACGCTGTCGATCCTGCTGATGATGGGCGGCACGCTGATCATCGCGGTGCTGCCGACTTACCGGAGCATTGGCCTCGCCGCCCCGGTGATCCTCGTGCTCGCCCGGCTGATGCAAGGTTTCTCGGCGGGCGGCGAATTCGGCAGCGCCACGGCGTTTCTCGCGGAACACGTGCTGGGGCGGCGCGGCTTCTTCGCCAGCTGGCAGGTGGCGAGCCAGGGGCTGACCACCTTGCTGGCCGCTGGTTTCGGCGTGCTGCTGACGGGCGGCCTCTCGCCGGATCAGATGGCGTCGTGGGGATGGCGCGTGCCGTTCTTCTTCGGCTTGCTGATCGGGCCGGTGGCCTGGTACATCCGTACCAAACTCGACGAAACGCCCGAATTCCTCGCGGCCGAAACCACGACGACGCCGCTGCGCGACACCTTCGCAAGCCAGAAGCTGCGGCTCCTGATCGCGATCGGCGTGGTGGTGCTCGGCACCGTGTCGACCTATCTCGTGCTGTTCATGCCGACGTTCGGGGTGAAGCAGTTGGGGCTGGCGCCCTCGGTGGCCTTCTCGGCGATCGCGTTGACCGGGCTGATCCAGATGGTGTTTTCGCCGGTGATCGGTCATCTGTCGGACCGGCATGGGCGCACCACGATCATGCTGACCTCGGCGCTGCTGCTGCTCATTCTGATCAATCCGGCGTTCGTGTATCTGATCGCGCATCCGACTTTCGGCACATTGATGGCGATGCAGATCGTGTTCGGCTTTCTGATGACCGGCTACTTCGCGGCGCTGCCGGGTTTGCTGTCGGAGATGTTTCCGGTGCAGACGCGTACGACCGGCATGTCGCTGGCCTATAACATCGCGGTGACGGTCTTCGGCGGGTTCGGGCCGTTCATCATCGCGTGGTTGATCAACGTCACGGGGTCGAAGGCGGCGCCGAGCTTCTATATGATTTTCGCGGCGGCGATCAGCCTGGTGGCCTTGTTCGCGGCGCGGCGCAAGCTGGGGTTCCGTTGA
- the secF gene encoding protein translocase subunit SecF, translating into MEFFRFRKDIPFMQRALVFNAISLLTFVAAVFFLLHRGLHLSVEFTGGTVIEVQYPGAAPLEPVRGSLARLGYADAQVQNFGTSRDVLIRLPLKQGFTSAQQSDQVMGALKTDTPDVQLQRVEFVGPQVGKELATDGLLALACVVVGIVIYLSFRFEWKYAVAGVIANLHDVIIILGFFAFFQWEFSLSVLAAVLAVLGYSVNESVVIFDRIRETFRRERKMTVIEVINHAITSTMSRTIITHGCTQMMVLSMFLFGGPTLHYFALALTVGILFGIYSSVFVAAALAMWFGVKREDLLKDKKQGVDPNDPNAGAQV; encoded by the coding sequence ATGGAATTTTTCCGTTTTCGTAAAGACATTCCGTTCATGCAGCGCGCGTTGGTGTTCAACGCGATCTCGCTGCTGACGTTTGTGGCCGCTGTGTTCTTTCTGCTGCATCGCGGCTTGCATCTGTCGGTGGAGTTCACCGGCGGTACCGTGATCGAGGTGCAGTATCCGGGCGCCGCGCCGCTCGAACCGGTGCGCGGCAGTCTCGCCAGGCTCGGTTATGCCGACGCTCAGGTGCAGAACTTCGGCACCTCGCGCGACGTGCTGATCCGTCTGCCGCTCAAGCAGGGCTTCACGTCCGCGCAACAGAGCGATCAGGTGATGGGCGCGCTGAAAACCGATACGCCCGACGTGCAATTGCAGCGCGTCGAGTTCGTCGGTCCGCAGGTCGGCAAGGAACTCGCTACCGACGGCCTGCTCGCGCTCGCGTGCGTGGTAGTCGGCATCGTGATCTACCTGTCGTTCCGCTTCGAATGGAAGTACGCGGTAGCCGGCGTGATCGCCAACCTGCACGACGTGATCATCATTCTCGGCTTCTTCGCATTCTTCCAGTGGGAGTTCTCGCTGTCGGTGCTCGCCGCGGTGCTGGCGGTGCTCGGCTACTCGGTGAACGAATCGGTGGTTATTTTCGACCGGATTCGCGAGACCTTCCGCCGCGAACGCAAGATGACCGTGATCGAGGTGATCAACCACGCGATCACCAGCACGATGTCGCGAACCATCATCACCCACGGCTGTACGCAGATGATGGTGCTGTCGATGTTCCTGTTCGGCGGCCCGACGCTGCACTACTTCGCCCTCGCGCTGACGGTCGGTATTCTGTTCGGTATCTACTCGTCGGTGTTCGTCGCCGCGGCGCTCGCCATGTGGTTCGGCGTGAAGCGCGAAGACTTGCTGAAGGACAAGAAGCAAGGCGTCGATCCGAACGATCCGAATGCGGGCGCGCAGGTTTGA
- the secD gene encoding protein translocase subunit SecD translates to MNRYPLWKYAVMLVALVIGLVYTLPNLFGEAPAVQVSSGKATVKLDSTTLSAVEAALAANQIKPDDVTFDNSSTNANIRVRLPDTDTQLRVKDLLQKSLNADPTDPQFVVALNLQSASPHWLTALHALPMYLGLDLRGGVHFLLQVDMAGALNKKLDSDASDARTLLRDNNIRDGGVNRVNQTVVINFADQATADTALKQLSRGIGELQWASQNGADGGVQLVGTFTPAVQKTVQDAALKQNITTLHNRVNELGVAEPVIQQQGSDRIVVELPGVQDTAKAKDIIGRTATLEARLADPVNTHPNPGDPVPPGDELFTQGNQTPVLLRKQIIFTGDRIIDASAGFDEHQRPSVNIRLDSAGGRAVRSVSRDNIGKPMAMVLFEKGKGEVLTVATIQSELGDRFQITGQATPQGAADLALLLRAGSLAAPMDIIEERTIGPSLGADNIKKGFHSVVWGFAAIAVFMIAYYMLFGVISVIGLSINLLLLIAVLSMLQATLTLPGIAAIALALGMAIDSNVLINERVREELRHGAPPQLAIQNGYAHAWATILDSNVTTLIAGLALLAFGSGPVRGFAMVHCIGILTSMFSAVFFSRGLVNLWYGGKKKLKSLAIGQVWRPDTAPAGAAAYLGNDDADTDTAQAVAAVVAKPKAKAGGAAQARAGKPTVRRRNAPDASNTPQKPGSSR, encoded by the coding sequence ATGAATCGTTACCCCCTCTGGAAATACGCCGTGATGCTGGTGGCTCTGGTCATCGGCCTCGTGTACACGCTGCCCAATCTGTTCGGCGAAGCGCCGGCGGTGCAGGTGTCGAGCGGCAAGGCAACGGTCAAGCTCGACTCGACCACGCTGTCGGCAGTCGAAGCCGCGCTCGCCGCGAATCAGATCAAGCCGGACGACGTCACGTTCGACAACTCGTCGACCAACGCGAACATCCGCGTGCGTCTGCCGGACACCGACACGCAATTGCGCGTGAAGGACCTGCTGCAAAAGTCGCTGAATGCCGATCCGACCGACCCGCAGTTCGTGGTCGCGCTGAATCTGCAAAGCGCATCGCCGCACTGGCTGACGGCGCTGCACGCGCTGCCGATGTACCTCGGTCTCGATCTGCGCGGCGGCGTGCACTTCCTGCTGCAGGTCGACATGGCCGGCGCGCTGAACAAGAAGCTCGATTCCGACGCATCGGATGCGCGCACGCTGCTGCGCGACAACAACATCCGCGACGGCGGCGTGAACCGCGTGAACCAGACGGTGGTGATCAACTTCGCCGACCAGGCCACGGCGGACACCGCGCTCAAGCAGTTGAGCCGCGGTATCGGCGAACTCCAGTGGGCGTCGCAGAACGGCGCGGACGGTGGCGTGCAGCTGGTCGGCACGTTCACGCCGGCGGTGCAGAAAACCGTGCAGGACGCCGCGCTCAAGCAGAACATCACCACGCTGCATAACCGCGTGAACGAACTCGGCGTCGCCGAGCCGGTGATCCAGCAGCAAGGCAGCGACCGCATCGTGGTCGAACTGCCGGGCGTGCAGGACACGGCGAAGGCGAAGGACATCATCGGCCGCACGGCCACGCTCGAAGCGCGTCTCGCCGATCCGGTGAACACGCATCCGAACCCGGGCGATCCGGTGCCGCCGGGCGACGAACTGTTCACGCAAGGCAACCAGACACCGGTGCTGCTGCGCAAGCAGATCATCTTCACCGGCGACCGGATCATCGACGCGTCGGCGGGCTTCGACGAGCATCAGCGTCCGTCCGTCAACATCCGTCTGGATTCGGCCGGTGGCCGCGCGGTGCGCAGCGTGTCGCGCGACAACATCGGCAAGCCGATGGCGATGGTGCTGTTCGAAAAGGGCAAGGGCGAAGTGCTGACGGTGGCGACCATCCAGTCGGAACTGGGCGACCGCTTCCAGATCACCGGCCAGGCCACGCCGCAAGGCGCCGCCGACCTCGCGCTGCTGCTGCGCGCCGGTTCGCTGGCCGCGCCGATGGACATCATCGAGGAACGCACGATCGGCCCGAGCCTCGGCGCGGACAACATCAAGAAGGGCTTCCACTCGGTGGTGTGGGGCTTCGCGGCCATCGCCGTCTTCATGATCGCGTACTACATGCTGTTCGGCGTGATTTCGGTGATCGGCCTGTCAATCAACCTGCTGCTGCTGATCGCCGTGCTGTCCATGCTGCAGGCCACGCTCACGTTGCCGGGTATCGCCGCTATCGCGCTCGCGCTCGGCATGGCGATCGACTCGAACGTGCTAATCAACGAGCGTGTGCGTGAAGAACTGCGCCACGGCGCGCCGCCGCAACTGGCCATCCAGAACGGCTACGCGCATGCATGGGCGACGATTCTCGACTCGAACGTCACCACGCTGATCGCCGGTCTCGCGCTGCTCGCCTTCGGCTCCGGCCCGGTGCGCGGCTTCGCGATGGTCCACTGTATCGGCATCCTGACGTCGATGTTCTCGGCGGTGTTCTTCTCGCGCGGCCTCGTCAACCTCTGGTACGGCGGCAAGAAGAAGCTGAAGTCGCTGGCGATCGGCCAGGTGTGGCGTCCGGATACGGCGCCTGCCGGTGCGGCCGCCTACCTCGGCAACGACGACGCCGATACCGACACGGCGCAAGCCGTGGCCGCGGTCGTCGCCAAGCCGAAGGCGAAAGCCGGCGGTGCGGCCCAGGCCCGTGCCGGCAAGCCGACGGTGCGTCGCCGCAATGCGCCGGACGCGTCGAATACGCCGCAGAAACCGGGTTCATCCCGCTGA
- the yajC gene encoding preprotein translocase subunit YajC, translating to MSFISNAFAQGTAAGGVESNLMSFLPLILMFGVLYFIMIRPQMKRQKEHRNMLAAMAKGDEVVTNGGIVGKVTKVGEAYVGVEISEGTEITVQKASVTTILPKGTIKSL from the coding sequence GTGTCGTTCATTTCCAATGCCTTCGCCCAAGGCACCGCAGCAGGTGGCGTTGAGTCGAACCTGATGAGCTTCCTGCCGCTGATCCTGATGTTCGGCGTGCTGTACTTCATCATGATTCGCCCGCAAATGAAGCGCCAGAAGGAACATCGCAACATGCTCGCCGCGATGGCCAAGGGCGACGAAGTGGTGACGAACGGCGGCATCGTCGGCAAGGTCACCAAGGTGGGCGAAGCTTACGTCGGCGTCGAGATCTCGGAAGGCACGGAAATCACCGTGCAAAAGGCGTCGGTCACGACGATTCTCCCGAAGGGCACGATCAAGTCGCTGTAA
- the tgt gene encoding tRNA guanosine(34) transglycosylase Tgt produces MTLGHPSPEATHTPPGNGLKFELLGTDGQARRGRVTLNHGVVETPIFMPVGTYGTVKAVQPRELEEMHAQIILGNTFHLWLRPGLETIAAHGGLHRFMGWNKPILTDSGGFQVFSLGDLRKITEDGVTFASPINGDKLFLSPEVSMQIQKVLNSDIVMQFDECTPYATNDVPTSHQEAADSMRMSMRWARRSTDEFRRLGNPNALFGIVQGGMFEDLRDESLAGLAEMDFHGLAIGGLSVGEPKEDMMRVLNHIGPKLPADKPHYLMGVGTPEDLVAGVAAGVDMFDCVMPTRNARNGWLFTRFGDIKIRNATHKNSLRPLDEQCGCYTCRNFTRGYLHHLHRVGEILGAQLNTIHNLHYYLELMQEIRDAIDAKMFEPFRKRFHENRARGVEQAP; encoded by the coding sequence ATGACCCTTGGTCACCCATCGCCGGAAGCGACGCACACGCCGCCCGGCAACGGCCTCAAATTCGAACTGCTCGGCACCGACGGCCAGGCGCGCCGCGGCCGCGTCACGCTGAATCACGGCGTGGTCGAAACGCCGATCTTCATGCCGGTCGGCACCTACGGCACGGTGAAGGCGGTCCAGCCGCGCGAGCTGGAGGAAATGCACGCGCAGATCATCCTCGGCAACACGTTTCACCTGTGGCTGCGCCCCGGTCTCGAAACCATCGCGGCGCACGGCGGCCTGCATCGCTTCATGGGCTGGAACAAGCCGATCCTGACGGACTCCGGCGGCTTCCAGGTGTTCTCGCTCGGCGATCTGCGCAAGATCACCGAAGACGGCGTGACCTTCGCGTCGCCGATCAACGGCGACAAGCTGTTCCTGTCGCCGGAAGTGTCGATGCAGATCCAGAAGGTGCTGAACTCGGACATCGTCATGCAGTTCGACGAATGCACGCCGTACGCGACCAACGACGTGCCGACCTCGCACCAGGAAGCCGCCGATTCGATGCGCATGTCGATGCGCTGGGCGCGCCGCTCCACCGACGAATTCAGGCGTCTCGGCAATCCGAACGCGCTGTTCGGCATCGTCCAGGGCGGCATGTTCGAGGATCTGCGCGACGAATCGCTGGCGGGCCTCGCGGAGATGGACTTCCACGGTCTGGCGATCGGCGGTCTGTCGGTCGGCGAGCCGAAGGAAGACATGATGCGCGTGCTGAACCACATCGGCCCGAAGCTGCCGGCCGACAAGCCGCACTACCTGATGGGCGTCGGCACGCCGGAAGACCTGGTGGCGGGCGTCGCGGCGGGCGTCGACATGTTCGACTGCGTGATGCCGACCCGCAACGCGCGCAACGGCTGGCTGTTCACGCGGTTCGGCGACATCAAGATCCGCAACGCGACGCATAAGAACTCGCTGCGCCCGCTCGACGAGCAGTGCGGCTGCTACACCTGCCGCAACTTCACCCGCGGCTACCTGCATCATCTGCATCGAGTAGGGGAAATCCTCGGTGCGCAGCTGAACACGATCCACAACCTGCACTACTACCTCGAACTGATGCAGGAAATCCGCGACGCGATCGACGCGAAAATGTTCGAGCCGTTCCGCAAGCGCTTCCATGAAAACCGCGCGCGCGGGGTCGAACAGGCCCCCTGA
- the queA gene encoding tRNA preQ1(34) S-adenosylmethionine ribosyltransferase-isomerase QueA, with the protein MFTLSDFDFDLPPELIAQVALPERSASRLLEVDNTVSADSARLIDRPFTALPECIAPGDLLVFNDTKVLKARFHGVKASGGKVEVLVERLTGERTALAQIRASKSPQPGTTIRLADAFDVTLGERVEPFYTLHFPDDCLTLIEQFGRLPLPPYIEHDPDSTDETRYQTVFAQNPGAVAAPTAGLHFDEALLARLDAQGVERATLTLHVGAGTFQPVRVENIDEHKMHSEWYHLPQSLADKIAATRARGNRVIAVGTTSMRALEAAARDAEAAGRPLGAASTETDIFITPGYRFRVVDRLVTNFHLPKSTLLMLVSAFAGVETIRAAYRHAIEQRYRFFSYGDAMLLTRRDG; encoded by the coding sequence ATGTTTACGCTTTCCGATTTCGATTTCGATCTGCCGCCCGAGTTGATCGCGCAAGTCGCGCTGCCCGAGCGCAGCGCCAGCCGTCTACTCGAAGTGGACAACACCGTCTCCGCCGACAGCGCGCGTCTGATCGACCGTCCGTTCACCGCGTTGCCCGAGTGCATCGCGCCCGGCGACCTGCTGGTCTTCAACGACACCAAAGTGCTGAAGGCGCGCTTCCACGGCGTGAAGGCGAGCGGCGGCAAGGTCGAGGTGCTGGTGGAGCGGCTCACCGGCGAACGCACCGCGCTCGCGCAGATTCGCGCGAGCAAGAGCCCGCAGCCGGGCACCACGATCCGTCTCGCCGACGCCTTCGACGTCACGCTGGGCGAACGCGTCGAGCCGTTCTACACGCTGCATTTCCCGGACGACTGCCTGACGCTGATCGAACAGTTCGGCCGCCTGCCGCTACCGCCGTACATCGAGCACGATCCCGACTCGACCGACGAAACCCGCTACCAGACCGTGTTCGCGCAAAATCCCGGCGCGGTCGCCGCACCCACCGCCGGCCTGCATTTCGACGAGGCGCTGCTCGCCCGTCTCGACGCGCAAGGCGTGGAACGCGCGACGCTGACACTGCACGTCGGCGCGGGCACGTTCCAGCCGGTGCGGGTCGAGAACATCGACGAACACAAGATGCATAGCGAGTGGTACCACCTGCCGCAATCGCTCGCCGACAAAATCGCCGCGACGCGCGCGCGCGGCAACCGCGTGATCGCGGTGGGCACGACCTCGATGCGCGCGCTCGAAGCCGCCGCGCGCGACGCCGAGGCCGCCGGCCGTCCGCTCGGCGCGGCCAGCACGGAGACCGACATCTTCATCACGCCGGGCTACCGGTTTCGGGTGGTCGACCGGCTCGTCACCAATTTCCATCTGCCCAAGTCGACCTTGCTGATGCTGGTGTCGGCGTTCGCGGGCGTGGAGACGATCCGCGCCGCGTATCGTCACGCGATCGAACAGCGGTACCGCTTCTTCAGTTATGGCGACGCGATGCTGCTGACGCGGCGCGACGGTTGA
- the recG gene encoding ATP-dependent DNA helicase RecG — MPLSDRRLPLATDDATAEPRRRASRGKPAAGADGAGEVREVRDAHEARAVAGKLAHADAPVSESAAPLEPADAPEPPRAAEPDAIFGDRPPGRPGVRASAKPAAKPAAKSADPMADDLADNPASDATGKSGGKSGGKSGSKSTAKSAAKSAAKSTARPAEKTADKLAKLGLTRDIDLVLHLPMRYEDETQLTPIGHLLPGGIAQTEGVVFDNEIAYRPRRQLLVKLHDDHGDELVLRFLNFYGSQVKQMAIGARLRVRGDVRGGFFGMEMVHPAVRVVDVDTPLPQALTPVYPSTAGVTQAYLRKSIDNALARTALPELLPEPVARAYMAPLGVPALMDAVRTLHHPGVQSDETALIDGTHPAWVRIKFEELLAQQMSLKRAHEERRTRAAPAMPRRKLGDEAALVARLLKALPFSLTAAQERVGGEIALDLTQPHPMQRLLQGDVGSGKTIVAALAAAQAIDAGYQAALMAPTEILAEQHARKLRGWLEPLGVSVAWLAGSLKTKEKRAAIEAAALGTAQLVIGTHAIIQDTVEFARLGLVIVDEQHRFGVAQRLALRAKARHAADGARDFQPHQLMMSATPIPRTLAMTYYADLDVSTIDELPPGRTPILTKLVSDARREEVIGRVREAALTGRQVYWVCPLIEESETLQLQTAVETYETLIAALPELKVGLVHGRLAPAEKAAVMDAFTRNEVQLLVATTVIEVGVDVPNASLMVIEHAERFGLAQLHQLRGRVGRGSAASVCVLLYTGPLSMTARARLQTMRETTDGFEIARRDLEIRGPGEFLGARQSGAAMLRFADLENDQWLIEPAREAAAVLLETYPEVVMQHLARWLGNREQFLKA; from the coding sequence ATGCCTTTGTCCGACCGCCGATTGCCCTTAGCCACCGACGATGCGACCGCCGAGCCCAGGCGCCGCGCGTCGCGCGGCAAGCCGGCGGCGGGGGCGGATGGCGCGGGTGAGGTGCGCGAGGTGCGTGACGCGCATGAAGCGCGCGCCGTAGCGGGCAAGCTCGCTCACGCCGATGCGCCGGTATCGGAATCAGCCGCCCCGCTCGAACCTGCCGACGCGCCCGAACCCCCGCGCGCGGCCGAGCCGGACGCGATCTTCGGCGATCGTCCGCCCGGCCGGCCGGGCGTGAGGGCGTCCGCGAAACCAGCGGCGAAGCCGGCCGCGAAATCCGCCGACCCGATGGCCGACGACCTCGCGGACAACCCGGCCAGCGACGCAACCGGCAAATCGGGCGGCAAATCGGGCGGCAAATCGGGCAGCAAATCGACGGCGAAATCCGCCGCGAAATCCGCCGCGAAATCGACCGCCAGGCCCGCCGAAAAAACCGCCGACAAACTCGCGAAACTCGGTCTTACCCGCGACATCGATCTCGTGCTGCATCTGCCGATGCGCTACGAAGACGAAACGCAATTGACGCCGATCGGCCACCTGCTGCCGGGCGGCATCGCGCAAACCGAAGGCGTGGTGTTCGACAACGAAATCGCCTACCGTCCGCGTCGCCAGTTGCTGGTGAAGCTGCACGACGATCACGGCGACGAACTCGTGCTGCGCTTCCTGAACTTCTACGGCTCGCAGGTCAAGCAGATGGCGATCGGTGCGCGTCTGCGCGTGCGCGGCGACGTGCGCGGCGGTTTCTTCGGCATGGAGATGGTGCATCCGGCGGTGCGTGTCGTCGATGTCGATACGCCGTTGCCGCAAGCATTGACACCGGTGTACCCGAGCACCGCGGGCGTCACCCAGGCCTATCTGCGCAAGTCGATCGATAACGCGCTCGCGCGCACCGCGCTGCCGGAGTTGCTGCCCGAGCCGGTCGCGCGCGCGTACATGGCGCCGCTTGGCGTGCCCGCGCTGATGGACGCGGTGCGCACGCTGCATCATCCAGGCGTGCAGTCCGACGAGACCGCGCTGATCGACGGCACGCATCCGGCGTGGGTGCGCATCAAGTTCGAGGAACTGCTCGCGCAGCAGATGTCGCTCAAACGCGCGCACGAGGAACGCCGCACGCGCGCCGCGCCGGCCATGCCGCGCCGCAAGCTCGGTGATGAAGCCGCGCTGGTCGCGCGCCTGCTGAAAGCGTTGCCGTTTTCGCTGACGGCGGCGCAGGAGCGCGTGGGCGGCGAGATCGCGCTCGACCTGACGCAGCCGCACCCGATGCAGCGTCTGTTGCAGGGCGACGTCGGCAGCGGCAAGACGATCGTCGCCGCGCTGGCCGCCGCGCAGGCGATCGACGCCGGCTATCAGGCCGCGCTGATGGCACCCACCGAAATCCTCGCCGAGCAGCACGCGCGCAAACTGCGCGGCTGGCTGGAGCCGCTCGGCGTGAGCGTCGCGTGGCTGGCGGGCAGTTTGAAGACGAAGGAAAAACGCGCCGCGATCGAAGCCGCTGCGCTCGGCACCGCGCAACTCGTGATCGGCACGCACGCGATCATCCAGGACACGGTCGAGTTCGCGCGCCTCGGGCTCGTGATCGTCGACGAACAGCATCGCTTCGGCGTCGCGCAGCGGCTCGCGCTGCGCGCCAAGGCGCGTCATGCCGCCGACGGCGCGCGTGACTTCCAGCCGCATCAATTGATGATGTCGGCCACGCCGATTCCGCGCACGCTCGCCATGACGTATTACGCGGACCTCGACGTCTCCACCATCGACGAATTGCCGCCCGGCCGCACGCCGATCCTGACCAAGCTCGTGTCCGACGCGCGCCGGGAAGAGGTGATCGGGCGCGTGCGCGAGGCCGCGTTGACGGGGCGTCAGGTGTATTGGGTGTGTCCGCTGATCGAGGAAAGCGAGACGCTGCAATTGCAGACCGCGGTGGAGACGTACGAGACGCTGATCGCCGCGCTGCCGGAACTGAAAGTGGGTCTGGTGCACGGGCGGCTCGCGCCGGCGGAAAAAGCGGCGGTGATGGACGCGTTCACGCGCAACGAGGTGCAGTTGCTGGTCGCCACGACGGTGATCGAAGTGGGCGTCGATGTGCCGAACGCGTCGTTGATGGTGATCGAGCACGCCGAGCGCTTTGGCCTCGCGCAGTTGCATCAGTTGCGCGGACGGGTCGGGCGTGGCAGCGCCGCCTCGGTATGCGTGCTGCTCTATACCGGACCGTTGTCGATGACCGCGCGGGCCCGCTTGCAGACCATGCGCGAGACCACCGACGGCTTCGAAATCGCCCGGCGCGATCTGGAGATTCGCGGGCCGGGGGAATTTCTCGGCGCGCGGCAGTCGGGCGCGGCGATGTTGCGCTTCGCCGATCTGGAAAACGATCAGTGGCTGATCGAACCGGCGCGCGAAGCGGCGGCCGTATTGCTGGAGACGTATCCCGAGGTCGTGATGCAGCACCTGGCGCGATGGCTGGGGAATCGGGAGCAGTTTCTCAAGGCTTGA